The Phragmites australis chromosome 13, lpPhrAust1.1, whole genome shotgun sequence DNA window GCTAGTGAAGTCGTGGAGGAACTTTACTGCAACAAACATTCCACTTGGTAATGTACCTTTGTATACCGTGCCATACCCACCTTCTCCAATCTTTTCACTTAAACATCTTGTTATTTCCTTCAGTTGTGAATACTTATATCTCTTTGGAGCCAATGAGCCACAGTTTTCTAGTAGCTCCTCAATGTTTTCCTTAGGAATGGAGTTTATTCCAATGATTGATAGAAATTTTCTGCTCTTCCGGATCTTGATGGCAAGAACGACACACGCCATAACCAAAAGAATGGCTGAAATAGTTGATACTAGTACAAAGAAAATGTTTGAACGGTAAGAAAGGTACCTATATAATTTCGAAATTAATCAAATGCAGAAGCTTTCATCAAAAATACATTAAAATCATGTCTCCTTTTCTCGTGGTCTTCATTGAACAAACAATTACTATGGATTACAAATCACTTGAATTTGACCCGCAGATCGCTTACATATTTCTCCTCCAAGATTAAAGCAATTGTCTCAATAAAATTATGATTTTATCATGTCTTGTCAATAAAAAAGACTTGTTTttcatattgaaaaataaatattatctaTAATATTTGTCGGCTTAGCAATCGCTAACAattttcctttgcattattagtcccataatattttttttcatctttcagTGTCTTGTCTTTGCTTCCATCACATTGAATATATTTTCCAAGAGAAATTACATTACATCTTGTAGTATAGTAAGTTAATAAGTCTTTAGAAGATTATGAATAAATACCTGTCAGTGCCAACCTTTTGTGAACCGTTCTACGTATAGCATCTGCAAAGAAAATGTGCAAGCACCAGATtgaataaaaaagttatgaaccttacaaataaaatgaaatatgaTGGCTTTGAGATAACATACGAACTAACATTATTGAATATATATGACAAGGGCCAAATAGTACCCAATTAATACAATCGTGTTCTCTGCAAAGTGTGTCAAATGATACTATAAGGAAAAACTGTCACGATATGTTATGCAAACACTGATAACCTTGAAAAGACGCTACTACAAATAGCTCTTCAAAATATAATAATTAGGTATGAGATTTGAGATCATTCTCATATGGTATTTTCCACCCAATGTCCCACCCGCATCAATAGGAAAAGCCTACCAACGTGGTTACCACACCACTGACACTTAAATATAACTAGAATTACTGGTATCATCTAATGGTTGTGTAATTATGGTCCACCGTATCGTGTGGgtcggatgttttgctttttgtgaaaatttcaatattatttctattttttattagtgATGGTAGTGGTGGTGTTAGAATATATAGCTTTTGGCtcattatatttgtgtaatttcaaataaatctcaCAGGTCTAACCATGTAGAGGTAGGTGTGTATCTTTTAGTCTCATCTTACTAGTGGAGGTGCAGTAAGACTAACTTAAAAGGGTTTCTCTCCTTcatccacttagcatgtgtggatgagaggactaggaGAACATGCACGTGCTCGCTCATCTCGCAgggccgtggccgtggccggGGCGTGAGCGCACGACACCTGCGTGAATAGTCCGCCAAAATCGGATACAGTTGCTTGCGCAAATGCGGATTCgttttgcagttttattctttttgctgcctggacaaacagataaatatatgaaaatcgtgTCGATTAAGAGTCCAATCAGGACGTGTAACAGAGTTCAATCGTGGCGCGCCTCAATTGCGCAATCCTCCCTGTATATATGTCTGTTGGTCGCCGCCCCAAAGGAATAtacgcaattagggttttgccaacTTCTCTCTATTGTGCCGTCATacatagtctactccatcccacTACGCCAGCATGCATCGACGGacaggagagcaggtctccaaaACTCATTGCTCTTAGGATCCCTTACCCAGAATCGAAGATCTGTTCGACCAACTTACTGGAGCTCGAGTGTTTTCGAAGATAGACTTAAGGTCATGATATCATCAGCTAAAGATACGGAAATTGGATATACCCAAGACAACATTCATCACTTGGTATGGATAATATGAGTTTACGATTGTGTCATTCGGTTTAACTAATGCCCTggcttacttcatgtatctcatGAATAAGGTTTTCATGGAGTATTTAGATAAGTTTTTCATaatgtttattgatgacatactggtttACTCTAAGGGTGAATAAGAACACAAGGAACATCTAAGAATGGTTATGGGAAAACTTAGGGAACATCAAATGTATgctaagcttagcaagtgtgaatTTTAGTTGACAGAAGTGCCATTTCTTGGACATATTCTATCCGCGAGAGGAGTTATAGTAGATCTAAGCAAGGTGAAAGATGTATTGAATTGGAAATCATCTACGAGCGTTACAAAAGTGAGAAGTTTCCTTGGTCTAGCAGGCTATTACCGACGTTTTATAGaaggattctcgaagatagctAAGCCACTCACAAAGTTgctaaaaaaggaaaagacgTATGAATGGACTAGCACTTGTCAAGCAAGTTTCaatgagcttaagaaaaagttaaCTACAGCCCCAGTGCTAGTGTTGCCAGATATCCAGAAGAACTTCGATATATACTGTGATGCATCTCGACAAggtcttggatgtgttttgatgcaagaaggacaagtggtAGTGTATGCTTTGAGACAGTTGAGGATTCATGAGAAGAATTATCTAACTCATGACCAATAGTTAGTAGTAGTGGTACATGCTTTGAAGATATGAAGGCATTATCTTCTTGGGAaaagatgtgaaatatacacatattataagagtttgaagtatatattcacccagGAAGATGGCTAGAATTGATTAAGAATTATGATGTaggaatccattatcacccaggaaaagcaaacaTAGTTGCAAATGTGTTAAGTCATAAAGTATACAATACTATGACTATGTTTCAAGAAGCTCAACCGACTATGGAAGTGGaacctactttggatgaggacttCTAGAATGGACAGGCGGAAGATGAAAATATCAAATGGATTCAAGAGAATATTAAAGTAGGCAAAGCCCCAAAGTTCTTAGAAGATGAGAAATACATTGTATGTTTGGCAAGCGTATTTGTGTACCAGACTAGAATGAGCTTAAGAGGATAATCTTAAGAGAAGCCCATGAGTTAGCTTATTCTATTCACCCAGGTAGTACCAAGACGTATCAGGATTTGAAGGACCGCTATTGGTGGCCTAGTATGAAGCGAGAAATAGCTGAGTATGTGGCAGTGTGTGACGTATGTCAGCGTGTGAAAGTAGAACATCAGAAACCAGCAGGATTGCTATAACCTCTGAAGAAACTAGAAtagaagtgggaagaaattgggatggatttcGTAGTCAGTTTACCTCGTACTTAATCaggctatgattcaatatgggtcattATGGATCGTCTCACCAAGGTAGCTCATTTTATCCTAGTTAAAACAACATATTAAGGAGATAAGTTAGCAGAGCTATATATGTCTAGGATTGTGTGTTTACACGGAGTTCTAAAGAGAATAGTGTCAAATCGAGGAACTCAATTTACCTCAAGGTTTTGGCAAAAACTTCATGAATCGTTGGAcgcgaagttgaattttagcttgGTATATCACCCACAGATAGATGGACATACAGAAAGAATAAACCAAATACTTAAGgatatgttgcgagcttgtgctcttCAAAATCgcaacagttgggacaagaactTGCCATTGTAGAATTTTCATATAACAACAGTTACCAGTCAAGTTTACAGATGACCCAATTCGAGGTATTGTAtagaaggaagtgtagaacccctGCATTGGATTGAGACTAGAGAaggtcaagtgtttggaccGAAAATACTAAAGGAAGCAGAAGATCAAGTCAAGGCAATATGAGAAAAATTAAAGACAGCTCGGTCCAGGaagaagagttatgcggataaccATCACCGAGAGTTAACCCTCATCATGTGTATCTCAATGTCTCGCCTCTAAGAGGACTTCGCCGTTTTAAGGTTAAAGGCAAGTTGGCACCCACAGATACATTGGACCGTTTAGAGTGAGTGCTAGACGCGGAGAAGTGGCCTACCAGTTGGAACTGCCGCccaagctagaggatgtcacaatgtgtttcataaatcgcagttgaagaagtgtttaCGAGTACCAGAGAAACATTTACCCCTAGAAGAAGTAGAACCACAAGAGGAATTGACTTATTCGGAATACTCAGTCAAGATTATGAAAATAGCAGAGTAAGTGACTTGGAGAAAGGTCATATGTATGTGCAAAGTACAGTGGAGCCACCACTCCGAAGATGAGGCAAcctaggaaaagaagaagagctaAAGGCAGAGTTTCCTCGCCTGTTTGTAGATTAGCCCAATTCTCAAggacgagattcctttaaggggggtaggttttataacagcccaaaatcctaaaactaagaaaatataaaacttttcgaaggaaataaaataatttGCTAAGATAAATAATCTGAAgagtatatatgtgtatatatttgattgcttgctGGATTTCTTGTTTATGTGAGcatatatatgtggtatatatGATGTATAAGTATAAAAATACATTTGTATGCACATGAGAGAGAAAGAATTGAaatagaaaagcttttagaATGAAAAGGTTGAAGCCCATCACCTCTCCTCTGCTCCCTGCTCTCTAATCTGGCTCAAGGCAGCCTGGCCCACtatctcttctctccctctctactCAGCTCGACGCAGCATAGCACCAAGCTGCCAGCCACCATGTGTGTCGATGCCCCCATGTCCAAGAAAAGAACAACCACCCAACTGCTAGATGAGATCACCAAAGCGTCTAGAAGCTAAACACCAAGCCATTTTTGCCAGCGCTCGAACCAAAACCGACATGGACACTTGAGTTCAACCACATGCCGCCCAAAATCTCAATTTAATCCACGAGATAGAGATATAGCTGGGCTATGAATCAAAGGAAGAAAGAATTCTTGAGCCTTAAGTGAGCTTTACCCAAAAGATGGAAACTTGAGCTAGTTTGGAGCGTCAAAATCGAGTTTGGACCACCGCCATCGCCCTGTTTCAAATCCGACTTGAATTGGAGGTGAGAGAGTCGAttgcctatatatatgtgccCCTAGACCTCCCCTCAGATCATCCCAAGCTTTTTCCCTAGCTTTTCGCCGAGAAATCGACTCCCAGAGCCCCTTGCTGATGAGAGCCAAAGCCCCTAGCCCAGGTCTGGCCCAGCTCACTATACCCACAAGCCAACACCTCCAACCTATGTCTCAATGTGACTGTTATATGCATAAGTCCAAATAGAGCCACAACCAAGGTCATGTGCTAACTCAACCTAAAAGACTAGCCTGATGGGTGAGGGATCCTCTACCTTATAAGTCATACTCCTCCATCATCAATTTTTGATGTGGGACTAAATACAACATTCTACATCGGATTTCAACAATCTCCCCTATCACGCACATCCCTTGTGACCTTGGAGACATTTTGGGCTCACCTATAATCGTGCGATCCTCGAGATGTTCCAGATTTGCCAATCTTGGACtgtgataccacttgttagggtGTGCAATGATCTGGCCCAGCTCGTTATACCCACAAGTCGACGCCCCTAACCTAGGTCTCAGTGGGTCTTCTATACGCACATGCCCAACCTGATATGTGAGGGACCCTCCACCTTTTAAGTCATGCTTCTCCATCGTCAATTTTTGATATGAGACTAAATCCAACATGGACTCCTCCTCCGGCTCTGCCTCCCCCTCGAACGGCTCCACATTGGGGTCACCATTGAGTGGGAGCACCTACAGCTAGCCCTCATCCTCATCGGAAACCAGCGGTTCCACAATCACGAACTCGCCTccatctccctccacctcctcaccataGAAGGCCACTGGCCAATCGACAGCCTCATCCACAGACAGCGATGGCGCTAGCAGTGAGCTCCACTCGAACAGACTAGGCgaagcactactacaaaaaggtATAAGAGTGTCGGATGAAAAATGGCTTTAGTGTcagtttttcaaccggcactctttactcggcactgatacttggctagtattagtgctggttccaTAATCGGCACAGAAActcactatcactgccgatttgaGCCATGAACCAGTAGGGATAGGTGGATcgcaagccaaaaaaaaaaacaagccaGCTCAGCTGTTGGTATGCCAGCGTGCTCCGCCGTCACGTCACACGACCCCCACCAGCTTCGTAGCTCCGCAGCTTGGCCATGCGTCGTCCATCCTCGATGAGCACCTGCTGTCCTCTCTCCTTTGCTCTGTCGCTCCTCCTTCAACCTCGCTCAACATACGAACACAAGCACAAATCGACTTATCTCATCCATATGAAAACACAAATCCATACGAACACATAATCAAATCCATATAAGAACAGATCAACTATCTCATCTATATAAGAACAGATCAACTATCTCATCTATACGAACTCATCTCGCAATCAAATCGAATAAATCAACTCATCCCACAATCAAATCGAATACAAGGTTactcatctcacaatcaaatcaaatcaaacaaatCAAACACGGTGCTGTGCCTTGCACTTCTTGTCATCgctggtggcggcggtggagccGCACACCAATTGCTGCTACCGGGAggatctgctgctgctgccaggAGGATCGCTGCTACCGAGAGCACCTGCTGCTGCTACCGGGAGGATCTGCTGCAGTCAGATGGAGAGATCAGGTGGAGGATGAAAGAGCTAGATGAGAGCGGATGGAGAGAGCAGGTGGAGGATGAGAGAGCAGGTGGAGAGCAGACAGCATAGCTCTAGTGGATGAGCGGATAAGAGCAGAAGGATGAGTggatgagagaggaggtggagagcaGACAGCATAGCTCTAGTGGATGAGCGGATAAGAGCAGAAGGATGAGAGCTGATGAGCTGGATGTACGCGACCCAAAGTGGATTGAACAAAATATTCGGGTCCGgacttcagtgccggttcttagctgCTTCATCATCGTTCGGGCGTGAGAGGTTAAGAACTGGTGGTGATACATTTTTACTGCCAGTTTTAGTATAACCGTCAGTGATGAGCCGCTACCTATGAttagttctatagtagtgagtgAGAGGGGCAGTGATATTGGGGATTCGAGCATGAACTAGCTAGAGATGCGGTGAGCTATGGCAGCTAGGGCATAGAGAGCGGAGGGAGAGCATGAGCGCGTGGAGTGTTGAGAAAAAATCCTAACGTCTTCCCGCATGAATAAAATGCACGAAGCAGCGTCGCCTCACCTTCCAAAGACTCTTCATTTTCACAGATGATTCTTAATTAGAGCCGTAGGTGAGTTCCAGGCCTTTAGTATTTTCAGACCACTGGACTCTAAAGACGTATATGATTACATAATAAGACAGATGGCCCTTGTTGTCCATTCCAGTTGCGAACACAAGCCGTCGGCAATATGCCGTACCTATCTGCGGATGGGTGTTCTTGGTAGCTGACCGTGGTATTGTTGCCACAGTTGGCTTTTGTTTTTCGTCTGTGATATGGCGGCACCGATGTAgcattttgtagtagtgttataTAATGTTTGTCCGGATCAGGGTATTCGGATCTCTGAAAGTTTAACTGAAACTTACATAATTTCAAATAATATCGTAACTATGCCAGACGATTATGAGCTGAAATTTATTGCGGTGGCGAGTGGTGCAGTTCGTTGTGCCATGGATCAAACTGTCTATACTCAAGCGGGCGTATTTGATTTAGGTTCTTGCCTCTAGCTGAGGATGGGGCTCCTCAAGGCTGGGCTACGATGTGGAGCGGATGCTGCGGAGGCAGCCACACTGAAGCGACAACTGCTAACGCCGGCGATGCAGAGTTTTTTTTGTGTCAATGCTGTTTTGGGTGCTGCTGTGTGACGTCTCACCGGTCAGCACACCTTGCCATAGTACCTGCATGCTATCGTCATCAGTCCTCTTCTATGACCTCGTTGTTCCTCTGCTACGAGACCTGAGTCCTGCTCTCATGTATCTGAGGGCTAGACTCTTgacattttgtttcttttcttgacTTTCTCACTCATGATTTCTACAAATTCATCCACCCTTCTATGGTTAATTATGATGCGTGTCAGACCATAAAATACATGAGATCATATCTAAAAGGATTATTTTCGGTCACCCATGACCCATCGTGCTACTTGATTGCCGGGTCCACACTGATGATGAAGTCCGAGGCTAACGGGAGAGGAAAGATGTGGATTGACAGCAGATACCAAAATCATAGTTTTAGGTACAGAGTAAGAAATAGAAGAGAAGTGATAGAGTTAGGATTCGATCTACAGCCACGCGGGTACTCGGTGGCAATGGAGATGAACATGGTTTTCATTTACCCGCTAGGTCCCAACGGTAAACCAGAAATTTTTGTTTCACGGGTAAAAAACCCGGTCAAACAGGAATTGGGTCAACTTAGAGTCATACTTAAAAATGAGTGCTTTTGCGCAGGTTGCAAGTAggaattttcaatttttttggaaaatatcATTTCACAAATCCGAGAATTTCCGGTTAGCTCTAATAAATTGATATTCAGTCACTAGTATATCATCCAAAATGATTATTCCAGTATCAATCCTCTACCATCCTTGCGCCTAGGGGCAGATCTAGGGCTCCAGCCCAAGGTTCACTTCACCAGCTGAAAACCGGCGGTAAACCCAATTTGCTAGTTTTACCGATAAAAGAATAAACTGGTTAAAAGATTTCAGATTAAtttgatttttaaaatatataatattgaAGTCGTAGAATATTACATAAATTAATATCTAACACATTGATTTCTTTGAGGTCCTAGTTCAAATCCCTCCCCtcttttgatttctttttttcttaaaatccTAAAGTTATAATCTAAATTTCGAATTTGAAGCCATCCCTCAGAAACATCTCTACATTCTCAAAAAGATTGGACCACAGTAAAAACCACTTTTTggtaatatttaatttttttttgaattttatttaaatttgtttggCAAAACTTCGGTAAATCCGATATCTGCAAAAAAATCGAATTTCCAGTGACTTccgataaattttatttaccgatGAGGTTTTCCTTTCTTCAGCCTCCCTACTTCCTAGCAAATAAAAATCCTTCGAAGCGCTCACTAATTGCATGGATAGAGAGAAGGGTAGAAAGAAAGTGGATGAGCCTCCTATTTGGATCGTATGTATCTGCCACTGGCCGCATGCGTCCACAACTTTCACAAGAACCTGCCTACCTAGTCTCTCTCGACAACAAATAAAAACTTTAATATTCGATCCGTGCGGTTGTTGGGCCGCGTCACTCTCACCAGAGACTCAACTGCATCAGTGGGTCACCAACAACAACGAATCAACGATAGCTTGTGACCAACTAACCTCGGGActccgctgctgctgccgcACCCGGCGAGGACTCTGGCGGTGGCGTCGGCGCCACGACGAGGGTCGGTGTGTTGGGCGGCATGTAGAACGGCACTACCTCAAACCGCGTGTAGCAGGTCAGCGAGTAGGCGCGCCCTCCTCTCGTCCATCTGCATGCAGCAGTGGTGGATCACGCCAATGGATAACTAACGAATGCATAATTGCACAGTACGTACGGCCGTATGAGGATATATATACTGTTTGTTACATGGGCAATGACGCGGCGAGGGGCCGGAGGCACCGGCGGCAGTCGTCCGGCGACAGGTCCTTCACGCACTGCGTGAACCCGTAGAGGCTCTGGTTAGCGGTGATGTTCGTGCGGCCGTATGCGAAGAACTGgggcgacgcggcggcggcaggggcgaGGCTGTCCATGAGCCGCCCGAGCGCAGCGGCGTAGCTGTCGGCGTCGCTGGCCCGCGTCAGGTTGTTGTAGAACGAGAACCTCTGCACCATGTCCGGGCGAGCGAGGAAGCTCGCGTTCGCGTACCGGAGCAAGCAGTTGTTGTACATCATGGCGGCGTCAACAGCGCGCGGGCACGCGAGCGTCACGTTCCCGGTCGCCATGCCGAGACACAGCCGACACACCTCGGGCGGAGCATCGGCGTAGCAGATGGCGAGCCCGTAGGACTGGTCCGCAGCGTCGCCAGCCGTGTCGTTGCCGTAACCACCGTAGGAAACCGCGACGGTGACCAGATCCTTGAGCATGCCGCGGAGGTTCTTGTCATAGGCGCCCCCCGGGGTGTAGTTGGCCGGCGAACATGACGACCACACCTGCACCGTCTGCGCGAGCGCTGGGGCTGCAGCGTGATGGATGGCAAGGGCGACGAGCGCGAGGaggagggacttcaagaccatgCCGCCCATGGCGTAAGGGTGACCGGTGGCCTCGCGGTTGCACTTACACTGACTGACCACAAAAGCTTGTGAACGTAGTCGTGGAGTGCAGTGCGGTGTTTCTTTGTTTATTTGTAGTGGACAAACCAACAATGCCCCCGGCAACTAGGTAGAGGTAAAGACTTTTTTCCAAGTGTGTATCGGTGACTCGCTGGGAGGCATGCTCGGAGTGCTACCCAGCATGAGAAACAACTCCTCATGAACCTTATATCGATATAATCCTCTCCACTAATTCTTTCGccccccttctctctccctctctctctctctccggcaCCTCACGTCACGTTGCTCCTCCCCACCCTAGACCCACATCGCTAAGGGGCCCACGCTGTGCGCCATGCGGCTTCCCTCTTCCCCCGCCATGGATCGTGTTGACGCACGACACACCTGTTGTAGCTCAAGTGGGGCTCCTATGCCGCGAGGGGCGGTGGTGTGAGGCCCGTCGAGGGACATCGGTCAAGCAAGGACAATTGCGTGGTGCTGTGGCGGTGGGGGTTCAGTGAGGAGCGACCCCTGCTCGACGACGACAAGCTTGACAGTCTCATCCGCGGTGTCCACTTCCATGCCATGCAGCTTCTCTTCATCGTGTTCG harbors:
- the LOC133888906 gene encoding LEAF RUST 10 DISEASE-RESISTANCE LOCUS RECEPTOR-LIKE PROTEIN KINASE-like 2.4, giving the protein MGGMVLKSLLLALVALAIHHAAAPALAQTVQVWSSCSPANYTPGGAYDKNLRGMLKDLVTVAVSYGGYGNDTAGDAADQSYGLAICYADAPPEVCRLCLGMATGNVTLACPRAVDAAMMYNNCLLRYANASFLARPDMVQRFSFYNNLTRASDADSYAAALGRLMDSLAPAAAASPQFFAYGRTNITANQSLYGFTQCVKDLSPDDCRRCLRPLAASLPIWTRGGRAYSLTCYTRFEVVPFYMPPNTPTLVVAPTPPPESSPGAAAAAESRDAIRRTVHKRLALTVSTISAILLVMACVVLAIKIRKSRKFLSIIGINSIPKENIEELLENCGSLAPKRYKYSQLKEITRCLSEKIGEGGYGTVYKGTLPSGMFVAVKFLHDFTSNGEEFINEVISIRRTSHVNIATLHGFCLEGSRRALIYDYMPNGSLDKFIYADDSKAILGWDQLYEIAIGIARGLEYLHRGCNTRIIHFDIKPHNILLTDDFVPKIADFGLAKLCNPKESYLSMAGMRGTIGFIAPEVFARRFGVVSTKSDVYSYGMMLLEMVGGSKNLKASVDKSNEVYFPDWIYSHLAEVGNLHTFDLGGETEENARKMALIGLCCIQVSPMSRPTMSNVLEMFEKSTDQLEIPPKQYFYSAIKEDSSEQAPPTS